The genomic window atatttgttttaaactttgactATGTTGTCCGTCTCAATTGGCTGGGGTTCAGGTAGAACCCGACATGTTTCTTGCGGCACTTAACCCGACTTCATTAATATGTTTGAAGCGTCTAGGTCCGATTTTGTTGCCGTCATCATCGGATCCATCGTGCGTTGTTCCGTCGTTACCCGTGAACTGGAACGCAAAGATATTATGACTAGCACTGGCGATACTGTGTGAACGCATAACTTCAACAAGAGACCGTATCACCTGTTTATAGGAGTCTACTGGTACCGCGTGGGCCGCAAACCGGTTCCCATTGTCTTCGGTTGTCTTACCCGCAGTGATCGCGATCTTGACCTCTTCTCCGTTGATGATCGATCTCTTCAGCCGTTGGACGGGATCCAATTTTGTCTATGTATACTGATTTACTCTTAGTAAAGATGAGTTTGGTACCTTTTAGCGTGGTTTCAATATTACGCTGAGCGTATTGTTTTTGGACTTcatataaatgttttctccTTTCTCTAAGTTCCCCGGGCTGTTGTTGAGAAACTCTGATTGGGGATTTTTTGTCATTGAGGACTTTGATATGTCTCATAACGATTTCTTTATGTGCTCTATTCGCAAACTGAACACAGATGGGTCTTGGGAATTTTCTTTGTCAATCATACTCCCCCATTCTGAACAGTTTATAGATCTGAATGTTGTCAACTGTTTCTGCAGCTTTATTCATCTCTGAGCTGAACACGCGACTTATCATCTTGGCAAGATTTTCTGGTTTGCCCATCTCTGTTCTCGATTCCTCGACTCCGCTTATTATAATATCGTCTTCAATTGATCTGGCTTTAAGTTCGGTAATTTGGTCATTTTGAGTTTTAATCCAGTACTCTAGTCGAACAACGTAGTCTTTCATTCTACTAAGCTCTCTTTCcgtttatttttctgtttttcctGCAGATCATTGATGATGTACATTGTATCATTAGCTTGATGTTGAACATTTTCCAGCCTTTCTTCGATACCATGTTTTCCACTTATCTCATTTGTAACTGTGTCAAGCTGTCGTCCCTGTCCATCTATTCGCAATAATAGATTGGCCAGCGTATTCTGTATGTTAGATATCCCCTGCATCACATCTCTCATTTGGAagttttccattttattttcactaattttttcttcattgctGGATTGCCTGTCCACAGGGTCTATTTCTCCAAGGCCCCGCTTTTTTGAGTGGTTTGACGGGTTCGACATTCTTAACGGTACTTAACGGTACCACGGTTAAAGACACAATATACAAGACTCTAGTGTTATTATTATTCACCCGAAACTCACGCTCcttgaaaacaaaaactttgtttacCTTGTTCTATTTGTTTATCCAGTCTTTTTATGAAACTCTCTGAACGCTAACACAAATTATAACACATTATATTCACTTTCCAGTATATTTCAGTTCacagaaaatattaatttccaaGTTTTTGGTCAAAACTTTGCAGTCGAAATAGACTAGCGTCTTACATGTTGCGCATGCGCTCTTCCCAATTaatcttttattaaatattctgagatcctggaaattttacagggggttttgaagaatattgTGTTTCGAGGAGGGGgagcatgcgcggatcagaacaattttccggggtgggggttgCGGATTtaacggttatttgagtttgccaggggatgtccgaggcatatttttggtaattttataatgtacatgtaattgaaagaaattttgcggGGGTGGGGTTAGGGTGGGGTCTTGAACCCTCCCCCTTCCcgtctagatccgcgcatggggtagaccgatgccggtaatttaaGGTAGttttaaccattttttaattttattccaaaattaaatcatttatttatatcgtTTCCTACTCCCAAAAAAGAGATTGTATCATTTATATGCAAAGCTATCTTTGAGTTTCTATGGAAATCAAAAACAGACAAAGTATAACACTACCACGCGTATCTTACGTAAGTAATGCACACGGTAAGTAAAAGTCTTAAgtgatcgtatagtggttttattcggcaaaaagcaaacaaaatacacagTCCCAATTCGGGGAAGTCAGAGAGAGATGTTAAGAGTTCGAAAGAGCGTCGGAATTAACCTAACTGGCGAGAAGTTGGtagttttataatatttggggAAAACGACTATCAAAGTAATACAAGTGTTCATTGGGTGTTAAAAAGCCCCTTAAGAGGGCGCCACCACCTTGTTACTATGATGCTCCAAGATGGCGTCAAGCTGGTCAGTCAAGAACCCGCCCTTATTCAGTGTACTTAGGGTCAATCAAGGTTGCGACAGAGATTTACTAGTGGGAGGGTCACTGTATCGTGACTAATTACTGTCATCTACCTGAGCCGATCAAAGGGCTAATTGACTTCGATTAGCCGAATGATGTATGTAATTATTTAGGTTATATCAAACTTTACCCCCCTCAGGATATTTGTGTACAAATCGGGAACATAATGTCCAAATTGGAGACATACTGACCAGCAAGGATTTAATTACGGTCATTAAAGGATCATCACCTCAAAACAATACACCccataaatatgtaaacatggtaGCTATTGGCTCTCTCTCTGATCTTCCTTTAAAGCAATAAAGTCTTTGATGGACACATAATATTCGTGATTCGATTTACATGgaatatacattaaataaaggtaTTTACTTTACGAAAGCATTCTATACTGATtctgaaattaaatgataagtCAAATCACAATAGTTCAAAGAATAATATGTAACGTTCAATCAGTATAGTCAAAGTTATAGGATACGTAAAATATAAAGTCCAATCACCAGTGTTCGATTATATAATGATAGGTAAATATAAAGTCCAATCACCAGTGTTCGATTATATAATAATAGGTAACAAGGGCCATTTTGTTACACACCTCCACCACATCGGGAAAAAGTTGCTCTATACACTGCAACTTTTTAAGCACAGTCTCGATACACAAAAGAGTCTCTTGACACAAAAAGGTCTCTATACACAGAACAGTCTCTTTACACAGAAAAGTCTCTATAGAGTTCAGCGTCCGGTATTATCGGAGAATTCATCAAAGAGCGTATGACACTTCCGGAATAATCGGAAACGAAACACAGGTCTGGTGTAGGTTCGTCGTAGTCGGTGTCATCGGTAACATCGTCGAAGTGATACTAGAAAGTTACTTCTAGTATCATCGGTATTTCCTCGGCTCTGGTTGTGATTATACACAATATACACAAAAAGTAGAAGGTATTTTCCTTCCGGCATCATCGGAATGTTTAACATATTCCATTTCCCTCATCTGCTTCACTATATATGATTGTAGTTTGCTGTAACAAGTATTCAAAAATTATTGGCTATGGGTAAGGTAGCACATACCCACGGAAAGTTCTTTAGGAAAGTCCAGGTCGTTGATACAAGTCCAGATCaggtcaaataaaaataaggcCGTTGATTTACATGAGACGTGCCCAATACATCCCATGTCCGGTAAACCGGAGATGTCCTAATTTGCCTTATTCAGTAATAGATGTCGGAGCTGACCCAATTAAAGATGAGGACCGGCTTGTAATCAGTTCAAATCTTGGTAGGTTTGGATAGATAGGCCCGTGTTCAGCAGTCATCCTGAGCGTCTCTGGAGATTGCTGAGGTAGCAAGGTCGCAGTAGGTTCAGTCTCTGCAGGCGGTGTGCAGTGGATACTGTAGGAATGTCACCACCTTGGGTCTTGACCGCTGCATACGTCGGCAGTACAGACATCTTATATTCCCCACTATCCCCCTTTGCATTCCAGAGCTTAATTATTCTACTCTTGATTCGTTTACGACATTTAATACCAATTAAACATACGACAATGAGTAAGATACCCAAAATCCCTATGAAAGGAAAAGACCAATGGGGTAAGTAAAACTTTTATTCAggtggaaaatacatgtactttagctCATTTTGCAAATCATCCATttcaatgtgtttaattttgtttaatttaaaaggaTAAGTAGAATAGGTAAAGTTTGGTAAGGTTCGGTGAAATTTTTCCCAAATATTTTTGGTGTTGCGGGTGCGTACAATTGCAATATTAAGGTGTATTTCAGGGAATTTGACAGTCGTTTCTCGGCGAAAATATGGGGATAAGGTTATTTGACCGTGCACAGCTCGACATGACATCGGTAAACGCAGCACGCCAACCGGAGGCTTTACAGAACGAAtcctggtcacggcaccaatCTGCCCGTATTACACTACCACGCGTATCTTACCTAAGTAGTGCACACGTTAAGTAAAAGTCTTAAGTGATCGTATTGTGGTTTTATTCGGCAAAAAGCAAACTAAATACACAGTCCCAATTCGGGGAAGTCAGAGAGAGATGTTAAGAGTTCGAAAGAGCGTCGGAATTAACCTAACTTGCGAGAAGTTGGtagttttataatatttggggAAAACGACTATCAAAGTAATACAAGTGTTCATTGGGTGTTAAAAAGCCCCTTAAGAGGGCGCCACCACCTTGTTACTATGATGCTCCAAGATGGCGTCAAGCTGGTCAGTCAAGAACCCGCCCTTATTCAGTGTACTTAGGGTCAATCAAGGTTGCGACAGAGATTTACTAGTGGGAGGGTCACTGTATCGTGACTAATTACTGTCATCTACCTGAGCCGATCAAAGGGCTAATTGACTTCGATTAGCCGAATGATGTATGTAATTATTTAGGTTATATCAAACTTTACCCCCCTCAGGATATTTGTGTACAAATCGGGAACATAATGTCCAAATTGGAGACATACTGACCAGCAAGGATTTAATTACGGTCATTAAAGGATCATCACCTCAAAACAATACACCccataaatatgtaaacatggtaGCTATTGGCTCTCTCTCTGATCTTCCTTTAAAGCAATAAAGTCTTTGATGGACACATAATATTCGTGATTCGATTTACATGgaatatacattaaataaaggtaTTTACTTTACGAAAGCATTCTATACTGATtctgaaattaaatgataagtCAAATTACAATAGTTCAACGAATAATATGTAACGTCCAATCAGTATAAAGTCCAATCACCAGTGTTCGATTATATAATGATAGGTAAATATAAAGTCCAATCACCAGTGTTCGATTATATAATAATAGGTAACAAGGGCCATTTTGTTACAAAAGTTAAAAGGTCTCTTATAACACAGGACTACTTGTCAGGTGGTATGAAAATTGTAGATGTTAGAAGTATTATTACATCACTACAATGTACATGGATTAAAAGGTTAACTTGTTCACATAAACCATGGATGGATATTTTCTATGCTCTCAATGGAGAtgatattttacagaaattgtATGATTTTGGAGATAGTCTTGTGTTagattgtttgttaaaagaaaataatgccTCTTGGAAAGATGTTTTGATTGCTTGGATCTGTTATATGAAATCTTACTTACTCtctgcattttaaaaacaaatgtcatTACATTCCAGTGTGGGATAACTAatgtcaaactcttattgattatgtcgatttatttttttttcaaagaaacagttttttataatcaataaagttttacctttaaaaagaagaaagaaatcgggcacaattttcaatgttagcattttacaatttaaaggtctaataaaattttgtatgaagtttcaagatactactcttcattgctttatccgaaatatttcATGGAAAAAAGATTAACGTCGCATTTTTAgatcacctgagctgaaagctcaagtgatctattctgatcacattttgtccgtcgtccgtccgtccgtctgtaaacttttcacattttgaacttcttctctaaaaccacttaaccaaattcaaccaaatttggctcaaagcattcttatggaaatatgaatataaattgcagaaatgaaagaaaaattttcattgaaagcggagaaaacctcaaaactttaaaaaaaaaaaaaaaaaaaaaaaaaggtgtgcattttaaaaaatcttctttttaagaactactgaggcaaattcaacgtaatttagcatgaaTAATCCTTATGGTAAGGAacatataaattgcaaaaattatgggctaattctgtttcaaatctgagttattacgaaaataataaaaaagaaaaggcgtgattcaagcaatttatagcatccatgagtcttggtaaaatgggtaggcttgaccgggccagggcaaaacaaaagattgacagtTATTATTCTGTCAATGCTCATTacaatttcaagatatttactaaacagtatatttgtattcgctgtaaatattgctgcaaaataatgtgtaattggaattgacgattgccgatctgccccggcttttaatttgccccggcccgggtttgcttacccattttaccaagactcgtattccataattctaaaaTGAGGCTCTTTGTTTAGAGCAGCCATGCcactatatgataaacgggtcgatctgacaatgatgaatttgtttgttgtgcaacagttcgtgtacgaaaggaatctttgaaacatgcaaaatacattggtgccgattttgtgaagtaaattgaggctgaatatttcaatgcgttgacagttttcacatatgacggtggtattagcttgttgtgattttcgtttcgttttcatttatgttttgcgttaacctgggaattgtcgcttgtatttcctgatttttacgtatcaaatcaaacagagactttggtaaatcaaacagtttactgtttacctgcgcaaattaagcaacatctgatgtattaagaaagaactaaaatgcaattcattcaggctatcggtaattcggtatcatcttttgcgtaatggtagaataatgcaatatgttttgttgagatgctcggtattttctcgagtttattcagtttaaatagagttgaatattgctgacggaaatatataggtataaacatgtatatgattcattttgaaaaataaattgtgttctttatgttttatagtgcatgtttcttgtgtttaattgtttacaatttctatttacttaccatatttgagtgttaagcttcgaattataagcaagatacagagatttgctcacaattctatgtttgtgcacagatctgaggccattcattcttttccattttaaatgccgaataggaaataccaagttaaaaatcttaagctgaatgtaataaactcatgtgaacaaaatatgactcaaacctagcaaaattttgagctcatcttgcatataattctacgattgacgctgaaattttatatgaattagagtatgttaaatacttgtacacaaaaaaattaaagaatgatatggtgtatataactactctctggggccccctctttatacaatgaataatgtgaaatgtgagtaaataaaaacgacatcgttaaaacagtttccaaagttctgacacatttatgttgcggggataaaagaattatcgctattcctaagaaaatattagaGCGGAacattatcctggtttgtagacatttgttatatttgaataaaaatgaaaataagggtgggccatagtaaataagagtgatgtgcctgtcaatacggtaacattgatttttatagctctttaacatgtcacgtgacaacatttttcattccagtgtatttatcaatcaagtgtgagtaaagttaatcgcgaggtaaacaacattcatttaattataatggagaagacaaattcaattgttgaatatttttaatttgagaaattgagcgcattgaggtgcaattttcttcttcacatatatacatgtaggatttttttgataaaatacaataactattatatttaaaaaaaaagaaatacaataactggtaagtagttgaggaagaaaatgtacctatatgctcttatatattttgatcgctttattaagtgggggaggggggggggggcagaacgaaaatacagggaattagaagttatataacagtgtacccctaccaaatatttagttctacatcttgcgtaggattttcttattatgtgtaaaaacagtatttcatgaaggtgtCAAAGactacgtgtatgcaaaaataagtgtaaaattcgaatactttataaaaaaaaatttgttattctaccgagggccatatggcacaatatcttttgaacgcccattgttgctcaggtgagcgatgtggcccaatgggcctcttgttttaaactACAAACATATATGCAAAATGAACTGAGAGTAACCTCTAACAAGCATTGTCTGTTGTATTCAGACCATTGTCATTGTATGTTGTCTTCAGACCATTTTCATCGTCTGTTGTCTTTAGATCATTGTCATTGTCTGTTGTCTTTAGATCATTGTCATTGTCTGTTGTCTTCAGACCATTTTCATTGTCTGTTGTCTTCAGACCATTGCCATTGTATGTTGTCCTTAGATCATTGTCATTGGCTGTTGTCTTTAGACCATTGTCATTGTCCGTTGTCTTCAGACCATTTTCATTGTCTGTTGTCTTTAGATCATTGTCATTGTCTGTTGTCTTCAGACCATTGTCATTGTCTGTTGTCTTCAGACCATTGTCATTGTCTGTTGTCTTCAGACCATTGACATTGTATGTTGTCCTTAGATCATTGTCATTGGCTGTTGTCTTTAGACCATTGTCATTGTCTGTTGTCTTCAGACCATTGCCATTGTCTGTTGTCCTTAGATCATTGTCATTGGCTGTTGTCTTTAGACCATTGTCATTGTCTGTTGTCTTCAGACCATTGTCATTGTCTGTTGTCTTCAGATCATTGTCGTTGTCTGTTGTATTCAGATCATTGTCATTATCTGTTGTATTCAGACCATTGTCATTGTCTATTGTCTTCagatcattttcattttaaagacaTCAGCtattcatgtattttatataattatgtagttTCTCAGCTTGGAAACATTTTTATTCCTTCTAAAAATGGGGAAATGATTGGTATTTTTTCTGTAGATATGGTTCATACGgcacttttaaaattaacatcaattatcatttttgttaattacaGAGCTTAAGTACACAAAAATTTCAACAGGAGCTTTAAGTCACACCAGACCTGATTCAGAGGTTAGGACTTAGTAAAGAACTACAGGTAATTACAGAGGTTATGTATAAATCAAACATTAAAAGTAATTACAGAGGTTATGTATAGATCAAACATTGCAGGTAATTACAGAGGTATGTATAAATCAAACATTGCAGGTAATTAAAGATGTTGTGTATTAGTAAGGAGATAAACGTAATTACATAGTTAAAAGTTACAGGTAATGACAGTGTATGTGAATAAGTAAAGAGCTACAAGTTATTTCATAGGTTGTAAATACTGGTTAGTAAAAGTTACAGGTATGATCACAGAGGTTGcgaataagtaaaaagttacaGATATTTACAAAGGTTTGGTATAAGTTAGGAGATGACACTTACAGAGGTTATGTATAGGTAAACAGTAACAGCTAACAACAGAGGTTGTGTAAAAGGAAAAAGTTACAGGTAATTACAGAGGTTGTGTATAAGTAAGGAGCTACGTGTAATTACAGAGGTTGTTTATAAGTAAGAAGCTACGTGTAATTAAAGAGGTTGGAAAAAAGTAACAGGTTATTACAGAGGTTATGTATAGGTAAAGAGTAACAGCTAACAGCAGAGGTtgtataaaagtaaaaagttaCAGGTAATTACAGAGGTTGTGTATAAGTAAGGACCTACGTGTAATTACAGAGGTTGTGTATAAGTAAGAAGCTACGTGTAATTAAAGAGGTTGGAAAAAAGTAACAGGTAATTACAGAGGTTATGTATAGGTAAAGAGTAACAGCTAACAGCAGAGGTtgtgtaaaagtaaaaagttaCAGGTAATTACAGAGGTTGTGTATAAGTAAGGAGCTACGTGTAATTACAGAGGTTGTGTATAAGTAAGAAGCTACGTGTAATTAAAGAGGTTGGAAAAAAGTAACAGGTAATTACAGAGGTTATGTATAGGTAAAGAGTAACAGCTAACAGCAGAGATtgtgtaaaagtaaaaagttaCCGGTAATTACAGAGGTTGTGTATAAGTAAGGAGCTACGTGTAATTACAGAGGTTGTGTATAAGTAAGAAGCTACGTGTAATTAAAGAGGTTGGGAAAAAGTAACAGGTAGTTACAGAGGTTATATATAGGTAAAGAGTAACAGCTAACAGCAGAGGAtatgtaaaagtaaaaagttaCAGGTTATTACAGAGGTTG from Magallana gigas chromosome 9, xbMagGiga1.1, whole genome shotgun sequence includes these protein-coding regions:
- the LOC117690878 gene encoding insoluble matrix shell protein 4-like, producing the protein MIIDVNFKSATIDNDNGLNTTDNDNDLNTTDNDNDLKTTDNDNGLKTTDNDNGLKTTANDNDLRTTDNGNGLKTTDNDNGLKTTANDNDLRTTYNVNGLKTTDNDNGLKTTDNDNGLKTTDNDNDLKTTDNENGLKTTDNDNGLKTTANDNDLRTTYNGNGLKTTDNENGLKTTDNDNDLKTTDNDNDLKTTDDENGLKTTYNDNGLNTTDNAC